The nucleotide window AAAAGATCGTGAGCAAAATTCAGGAATTGGATATTGCCATTTTCTCTAGCGGCTAATGACAGCATTACTTTAAACATCAAATTCCACTTTTTCTATTTTCCCATACATATGTCCACAAACTTACCCTTGTCTTCCTCTACTTTTTCCACCGGTTCCAGATTTTCCTTTCTCTTGTAAAGGGTTGTGGGAAAGTGACTGTAGAACTTGTGAAGATGTCCCTCACATTCTTTCTCATTTtgtgtgtttgtgtttttctggaATCCAGGTTTCCTTCTAGTTATTTAGTTTGtatccaaaaatataaaaataaattgttatatAGTGATTGGAATATTAATAGTGATATTATATTTCGATGGTGCTGTGCCTCAATTACACAGagattcttttgaattttttttcagttaAGTATTAATTCAATCCAGGGTGCTGCACATAATATTTTGGtcccatttttttctcttttgagaTGATTTGAATTCTTTACCATGTATCAGTTGTCAGACTGATCCATATATCATCCAAGTAATATTTCCTCTGCAAGTTTGCTTTATCTGATGTTTTGGTGGATTTGAATTGATCTTTGGTACAACTGGATCTCCAATCTTAATGGAAAACTTGGTTTCGCCTAATGAACTCAGATGATTGTGTGGTTACTTTGCCTATATGCATAAAATTAGTTGTTTGAATTATGAGTGACAGTTCTTTTGTGCATTAGTTTAAATCTGATTTGTGTTTTCACTTAAATGAACCTGTGGTTGCCCGCTTACTGCTGTgcttgttttttaatttaaattttataaaagtgaATCTTACCTATTTAGCTTGTAAGTAGGGCAATTATTCCAGTAATGAGCATTTTGTGGTCTTTTGGTATATTTTCTTGAAGCACACTGCTCAAGACACTATTACATTTAGAGCTCCTATGGTATAGGATTGAATCTTCATCCTTGGTTTCTTTAGGGAAATATTCTTGTCTGGTTTAAGAGACTCTTCAAAGCTTTATTCGAATAATGTGGTTTTAAATGTTTCTACAATCAGTATACTTGCTCTGTTTTTTCCTTGAGTTTTCATGTCGTCTTGCTTATCTCTTTTTATCACATTTACCTTCTATCAATGTGCCATAAATTAGTGGGGCTGATTTTAAAAATTCGTTTTCCTTCATTTATGGAAGTAATGAATCAAGCATAAAGTGCTCTTAAAGATGCTCACAAAATACCAACTTTTATTCCTGATATAccaaaaaaagaaggaaaaaatttAGCATATTCTCTTTTGAATATTTTCATTGTGAAAATCTGTTGGCCACTCAGAAATATCTGATGAGTCTGGTTCAACttcttggtgttgggagtcaAAATCTTCCTTGTAATTTGTTCAAGTTATTAGACCATTGTATCCAAATAGatgtctattttttttaatcttttttgtgCTACTACCCATCTGTGTCATTAGAAAACATGATTGGTATTCagtaaatattttgttttgaactTGCAAGTTTAACAAAAAGAACTTACGTATTTCATACATCAGTTAAATTGAATAATATCATGTGGGATACATCTGGCGACATCATGGACCCAATTGTTGCCCGATTGAACCTTTGGGATTAGCAATGTTATACTTTGCACCAACAAAATGATGGCAAACAAGCTTTATCCTCTGATATTTATGGTTATGGATGTGAATTCTGTGGTTATTTAAATACTTATTTTGTTCCATGTGGCTATGCCTTATTGCAGACTCAATGAAAATAGATGATCTGCAAAGCCCTGAACTGGATAACCAGCTTGAGAGGAGAATGAGGAAGAAAAGGGATGAATATGGTGATAGTGATAAGCACCAAGATGAAATTGGAGATGGTTATGACAGGCATTTGTCCTCTAGAGATGACAAAGATGGAAAGAAGAAGGATGATAGGAGAAAAGATGAGAAACATAGAGACAAGAATAGGGATGAGATGGAAAGGGAGAACAAACATCGACATGAAAAGCAACGAGATGAGCGCCCTTCAAAAGATCATAATAGCATTAGATCTGATGAGAAACATGGTAGGGAAGAGAAGCATAATTTAGAATCACGACAAAAGAGAACCAAGCTTCCAGAGAGTGACCGGAACCATTATCGTGATCGTGATGCGGACCGTGATTCAGAATCTGTTCGTGAGCGTGAGCGTCACAGTGAACGGGAATCTGATCGCGATCGTGATTATGATCTTGACAGAGATCGTGATTATGACAGAGATCGAGATTGGGAATGGGATCGTGAACGAGACAGAGACCATGATCGTCACCGTGATCGTGATGGGTCACATGTGGATGACAGAACTGGCAGAAGCAAAGAGGGTGGGACAAAGAAAAGAACTTTGGATGATCGTGATGGTTATACTGATTCTAAATCTAGAGTTGTTAAGAGCCATTATTCTGATGCTGAGAAGAGGAGTTTGAGCAGCAGTAAAGCTGATTCTGATGTAGACAGGGGAAGATCCCAACCTCGGCAAACTCATCCTGATTCAATTGGGACTAGCAATAGACACAGATCACCTAGCACGCACATTGGCAAGGATGAACATAGGTACTGCTTCTGGCTTACTTATCTTGAATCTTTTGGTTGGAACATTTTAAGCCAATGTTCACAGTAGTGTTTTAGCTGGAATTCCCTCCCCAGATATGtactattttattccttttaccCCTCGAGGTTATTTGGGTAGTTCTGTTTTGAAAGCAGTGTTATATCATCAGTGCTGGTAAAGAGATGTCATACTCCAAAGAAGCTTTACTGAATAAATGTGTCCTGTGATTACATTTTCTTTAATGATTATGTTGGCGATTGGTGTTGACAGTTATCATTTTAAATATGACAAATGCTTTAAAATAATCATAACGTTGTCAAAAGGGGAACTGATCAACCTGAGTTTGTCGGTCACAGTTGAAATGTTGCTTGcacaatttaaattttcttgatGTGACcaacttttgtttttgtttatggAACTCTAATAAGGGGAatcaattgtaattggtttcCATTTTCTTCATCTTTCAGAAATGCAAGTGGTGAAGATTCAAAGTATAGGGACTTAACAATGGAACAGAGAACCAAAGGCTCAAGAGAGGTTTACTCTGGGATGTCAGAGAGAGGCCCTAAATACAAATTAATGGAAAAACCCAATAAAATGGATGAAGGTTCTGTAGGAGACCTGCCAACTGAAAGGTCTTCTAGTGCCAAGGTTTCACCCATGGGACTGAGAGAAAGATCTCCTTCATCTACAAGCATTGAGCGCAGGTATCCTAATAAAAGCAATGCTAAGCGAAATCATGAAACTGATGAAAGTGGAAGGAAGAACAGTGTTGATGATGATAGACCTGGTCGGGAGTCGACTGTAGAGAAATCACTATTGGATGAGCCATCTCAAGCAGACTCATCTTTATATGGAAGGACCAGTCAAAGCAATTCGTCAATGATTCCACCTGCACCTGCCTTTAGGGCTGCGTTAGAGAGACCATATATGGGTTCATTAGATGATGATGTTAGAGATAACTCCAATAATCGATACAGAAGAAGTAGTGAGCCTGGTTTTGGAAGATTGCATGGTGGCAATTCATGGAGGGCAGTACCAAACTGGAATTCACCTGTACCGAATGGATTTGTTCCATTCCCACCTGGGCCAGCACATGGAGGTTTTCAAGCAATGATGCCACAGTTTACATCTCAGCCTCTCTTTGGTGTTAGGCCTGGAATGGAGGTTAACCATGCAGGCATTCCTTACCATATTGCTGATGCTGATAGATTTCCAGGTCACTTGCGTCCACTTGGGTGGCAGAATTTGATGGATGGAGCCGGACCTGCTCATTTGCATGGATGGGATGGTAATAATGGTGTCTTCAGAGATGATCCTCACATGTACGGTGGTTCTGATTGGGACAGGAATAGACATTCAACAAATAATCATGGATGGGAAGCTGGTTCGGAGACTTGGAaggaacaaaatattgactcgaAGAAGGAGTTGCCTTCCCCAGCCTGCAAAGATGAATCAGGTCCACCCCTGATTGATAATGGTTCGACTGATCAGACTACTCAGATGTCTCATGATGAACCCAACAAGGATGAATTTGATGAGAAACCTCCTGGGACAAAGTTTTCCAGCCTCAGTTCTCCAGCAAAAGTTACTGTGAACATGGCTGGTCTTGAAAATGTGCCTGATGTTTCAACACCAACACCAAGTGACAATACCTCTCTTTTGAGCCGTTTCTACCTTTCCAAGCTTGACATTTCAGTGGAGTTGGTTCAGCCAGATTTGTATGACCAGTGTATGTCTGCTCTAAATGTTAACAAGAATGCACCGGTTGATGCAGACGCTAGTACAGAACTGTCCTTGAAGGTATAAATTCTTTTGAAAACTCATGCCGTAGTTGACCTTTTTATCTTTTGTGTGGTGGGTGGCAGGTGGTTGTGTTCTGAGGCCTGTTTGACTTCCACAATCTGGTACAAATATATAAGTTGAAGCTGTTGTTTTTTATTACGTAAATGCAATAAATCTTCCCTGACATCATCAGTTTCCCCGATTTGACAGAATGCTTCTGGAGCACGACTGAAATATTCAGCCACTATATCAAGGCATTTTCCTTTCCCAGTAATTGATAATTCTATCTTCCAGGTATAATCTACTTGACCTGTTAAAATTCTGTGTGCCTTTATTGTCTGTTAATGAATTCATGTTTGTTTTCTCTATAGTGTTTGAACAGTGTAACTTACTATATTATAGAAATTACTTATATTTTAGAAGTTAGCCTTGTCTTAATGAAGTTGAGCATCATAACTTATATTTTGTTAAGCCCAATAAATCCATAAATATTAAGTTCTTAGTCTTGATGGGTGAACATATTCTTGAATTTGCAGAAAGCAATAGACCTTTACAAGAAGCAGAGGGGGGTGAAACTGCCTAATGGGAACGCGGTAGATATTGCTGCCGATTCCAACCAGATGCAAGTGGATGAGTCAGTTCCTATTCCCAGTTTAGAGGATAGGCAGGTTTCTGTATCAGCTTCTGATGGAAAAAAAGATATGCCGATCCCGACAGAAGAACAAGAGAGAGTAGAAATCCTTTCTTCTCCAAAGGAGCATCtggaagagatcaataataCCAGCAGTCAAATGGAGCAAGATGATGACGGTATCCACCACTCTTTAAACACTGGCATGTCTGGTCCATCTGCAGAGCTTGAGAACCAAGAAGCCTTAGCTGGTTCCtgtgaaaaagaggaaaaaatcaCCTCTGATAATGCCCATTCCGGAGATGCGaatgaaaatcaaaatcacTCCATTGCATCTGAGAATGAAGCTCAGCCAACTGCCACTTTGCTTGAAGATGGTGATGATATGAATAGCGAAGTTAAATCTGTTGATGCCCATTGTGCAGATGAAAAACTGAGCTTTGATGATACAAAGGTTAATCCCTTAAATTTTGAGGATAGGTCCCCCAAAGCTTGTGATGCTTTGATGCCCGGTTCAAATGAGTCTGAGTCGCTAATTTTAAGCCGGATACATCATTCTCCTGAAAGTACACATTGAGACAATTTCTTTATCTTCTATTGCTTTTTATCCATTAGGTTTAATTTCATCCCCTTTTATGTTGCTTCTATTTTGAGcgagaaaataaaaggaaatgcAATTCCTGTTCCCCTAGTATGGCGTTTTGAAGAGCCCTGCATGCATGTGTCTGCATTGCATTCTccctatttaaaatttttccatGAGCATTACATGAAGTATTTTTTCCGCCGAGTTTCTCTCCTGCTGCATAAATGCACTAAGATTACAGTTCTCATGGTTCATGCATTTACAGaacctttttcaaataaaatcttaGCTGGTATAGGGAATGgagtttttatttattgattttttcaaTTCAAAGTGGTTTTTTAGCAtggaatattttcttttatatgctttttcttGGTTTTACATGATAAGAGGTTATACTTGACAATATTAAATGTGCTATCAATTGAATCAGAgagaatttatttttgtatttataggAGGGGTCTGGTTTTTTGCCGTCCATAATTTTTAGTCTCTTCCCAAACTTACAAAATTACCTTGCTTCCTTTAATTATCCGAATAATACTCCTGTTTTAATGATTAATGATGAATTGACATTTATTTTCTGGTTTTTAGGTTTAGTGAGGCTCATAACCTGGGTTTCATTTtaatatatgaatttaattttcatatgcTAATAGTAGCCAAGAGTTTTacacaaataatttatttttttatatactgtCAGTACAGAAGagttttatacaaataattcaTTGTGTATTGTTTGgaaaaataattagtttttaaatttattacttaaatatcaaattgattaaatattttttacacattttgtatttaaaatttaaacttatatttgtcattatattttttcttttaagaataGGGGTTCAAAGTTTTACAAGCCTATTTATAAAGAATAAAGTTTTACGTTCAAGTAAAATCTTTATTTACGTCTATCGAAGTTGTTGTAACCTTTTAAATCACGCTTTTAAATCACgtgttttttttccctttttttccttttcctccTCTTCCATcttgtattttttcttcttcttctttcaaattcgTGCAGgttcttcttccctttttcttctcatctttcttctttttcttcttcttcttttaaatttgcatatgcagatttttttttcttttcttcttctcctcttctttcttcttctcctcttaaaaattatcaattcaattcagaacaCATGTGTTTGTTTAGTTCAAaacaattcaatttaattcataaTGAATTGAACATGTTATTAAGGTGAAATAATTGTACAGTACTAAATGAACGGaatattatccattatataaaatcaaattcaaaacaggcTTTTGCATAATGAATCGAACATGTTAttaaggtgaaacaattgtatagtactaaatgaacggaacattatccattatatacaCATGTGTCTGCAATTTagagattatcaattcaattcagaacaCCGAGTCCATTCAATTCATAATGAACCGAATATATTATTAAGGTGAAACAATTACGTTAttaaggtgaaacaattgtatagtactcaATGAACGGaatattatccattatataaaattaaatttaaaacagatttctgcataatgaaccgaataCGTTATTAAGGTGAaataattgtatagtactaaatgaatagaacattatccattatataaaatcaaattcaaaacacctgTGTGTATAATTTagagattatcaattcaattcaattcaaaacaactgcgtccattcaattcaatttagcaattgcattccattcaattcgattGAAAAAATAATCCATTAGCAAAATATTGGTGTTATTGGTAATGACGATAacaaaagaggaggagaagaagaaaaagaaaagaaggaggagaagcagaagaagaggaggtatgcgtgaatttgaaagaaaaagatgacGTATGCGTGTATTTGAAAGAAGCgcggaggaggagaagaagaaaaagcgcGTGTAATGACTCTTTTAATAAGAGTGATTTTTGTTGGTGTTGGATCTATTTgaataaatttagataaaaaaaatacttgaatGTATAGTAATCCTGATTTATAATACTGACAAAAAAATGTCCTTAGTTTATCTTTATCTTGGGTGATTCTTGTGATGCACGggattattataaattttaaactaaaactaattacATATGTTTGTTATAATGTAAATGAGTGAAAATAtatagataattaaaaaaataagtataaaaataatgaaaatattcaacataaaaaataacataataaatataatataaaataggaTTTATCTATCTTGtcttttaagaatatatattaaatttataaattaaaaataaattattaaaaatatacaagattaaaatttttaatatatttattttttattgataactTATCATATACCTTAAGGACACATGTTATGTAAGTatatagattaaaaaatattttatcaactAATTAATGATATGATTGTCATATAAAAGCTATTTTATATCATATGTGTCAAACTAAATGGAGTTAAGTTTCACAATTATTCACTCAAGAGGTGCAACAACAAACATTGTAGTTACAAAAGATGAGTTGTATTAAtttggtttttaattttttaattgttataatttgatcttttaaattaaaaaagtgtACCAATATAATTCCTCCTAAATGTCATTAGTGAGATAGTTCAAATCTTATcatgttaaatatattaaaacgaCGTTGTACACGTTGTGATGTTAAAAGAGCACTAAATGATATTATTTCAGGGTttaaacaatattaaaaaagagGGGTATAACGTTTTTAATATTGTTCAAACCCTCAAACGACGTCATTTAGTACATTCTTTAGCACTAAAATACATATCACGTTGTTTTAATATGTCTAACGTGATAAGGCTTGAGCTACGCTATTAACACTGTTGAGTTCCGACGACGAAAGATACACGAGAAACTATATTggtgcattttttttaaatctaaatGATCAAATTATGGCAATTGAGAAGTCAGGGACCAAATCAATACAACTCGCCAATTTTAGGGATCAAAGTGGGGTTTAACTCCCGCTCTAATTGTAAACCAAATAGGTTGAATGAGAGAAGAATTTGCTATTGTTTTTAAATACCTcgaaaagaaattattaatcAACTCGATCACATCATGAATAATAAACGCTTTTTAACTTCGTCCTTCTTGGGGTACTGAGTGCAACGACTGTAGCACCAATCATCTTTCAACAACATTTTCGACTTGCCTGGATTAAACAAGTGTACAGCTAGAAAGAAatactcaaatttttttttttaacaagggAACTCAATACAATATAATGAAGTGACAAAAGAACTAAAACTTCAAACATCAACATgtaaagaaatataaacaaaaactaTGCCTAGTGTCATCTCTGGTATTATGATCAACAATAAAAATGATTCAAACTACTTAACTCTCTATGATTGGTTAAAAATTTATGAAACACCTCTTATGCACCCCCTTTTTTGTTGTTAAAAATCCGTCCGATCCTCTCTAACAAAACGTTTTAAATAACCGCAAAGAAGCATATGAGCTACTTATTGCGCTCCTCCTTTCTATTCACAACACATTTCCAactctcaaaatattttttagtgaaCCCGGAACAGACCACGATTTCCCAAAGTCAGATAGCCATTGACACCACACCTGCTAAGTAAACTCACAACCAAGAAATAAGTGGTGAATATGTTCCAACgtcttttttatataatacaCACATGTTATCACCATAACTAATAATTTCCAATctatacaatattttttttaatatttactcTTCCTATCAaagcaaacaaaataaataactccACTCGTAGCAGAATCAAAAATTTCCATATGGTTCTGGTGAAATTGTAGCTGGTGATATCCTCCGGAAGAGTTTCTGACTGCATCACCTGCACAAAAcagttagttgaaaaaatacCTTTCTTGTCAAACTTTCAAACAACTCTGTCTTGCTTATCATATGCTAACTTTACAGGCCTTAAAGTTCAAAATCCACTCTAATCCATCCAAAAATTCACAATCTCCTATGACATATCCTCTTTGGTTTGAAACAGAAAAAAGTCTCAGAAAATTCATCTTTAACGAACCACTTTATAACCAGACATCTTCCCAAAATCGAGTTCTCCTTCTATCACCCACCTCCATAGACAACCCAACAATCATCTTATCTCTCACATTACTATCCTTGAACTTCAACTGACAGATATCCTTCCATAGATCCCCCTCTAATAGGTAATGTCTGAACTGATAACATATCATTTGGGTTCAAGTTATAGCAGGAGGATACAACTCTCTTGCATAATAGACACTCCTCTTTTGAAAAACGCCAGCACCACTTGAAAATGAGTGCAGTGTTTCTAACCACGGCATCACTTACCCCCAACCCACCCACCTTTTTAAGGGCCTGAATCACTTCCCACTTAACTAGTACCAAACTATTTCTACCTTCCTCCTTGCTCCATAGAAATTTTCTTTGCAATGAGATCAACTTTTCTACCACTGCCTTCGGCATCTTATACAGGCTCAAATAGTACACCGACAAGCTATTCAACACAGATTTAATAAGGACTAACTTACCCACATTATTGAGCACTTTTGCCTTCCACAAGCCGAACTTCTCCTCAACCTTATCAATTATCGATTTCCGAGTCTTGACCAGCCTTGGGTTCGCTCCTAAAGAAATGTCAAGATATCTTACTGAAAGGTTAGCCTCCTTACATCCCAATAAGTTGCATATGTTGTGAGTCCACTACTATTCATAATTGATTGGGATTAAACTTAATTTATCAAAGTTAATAATTAACCCCGACATCACCTCAAAACACCTTAGCAACCTGGCATAATTTCTGATTGTCTCCTCATCGGGTGGACAGAACAATATAATGTCATCTGCAAATTGGATATGTGAGAACTCTATATTGTCCTTACCAACCAGTCGCGGCAAAATATGTCTGTTACTGACTGACTCTGCTACCATCCTATGCAAAACATCAAGaaccaaaacaaaacaaaaaaggagACAGTGGATCACCTTGTCTCAAACTCCTCTCCATCTTAAAAGGTTTAGATGGTGGGCCATTTATCAGAATCAACATAGACGCTATACCAACACACTCCTTAACCCATTCCCTCCATCTCCAACCAAAACTCATCTTCTGTAGCACAATATTCACAAAACTCCATTTTACCCGATCATAAGCCTTCTGAAAGTCTAAATGATTGTCGCTTTCTTTTTTTGTTCGCATGCAATAAGTGCCCCCATCATGTATTTTCCGACCCTTCACAAATGCGCTCTGAGTCTCCCCTACTATACCTGGCATCACTTATCTCATCCTTCTAACTATCACTTTGGAAATTAC belongs to Arachis duranensis cultivar V14167 chromosome 8, aradu.V14167.gnm2.J7QH, whole genome shotgun sequence and includes:
- the LOC107460500 gene encoding uncharacterized protein LOC107460500 (The sequence of the model RefSeq protein was modified relative to this genomic sequence to represent the inferred CDS: added 92 bases not found in genome assembly), which produces MPRSSKHKSSKHSSRDAREYSDSERDSGFKDRKSKDDGAAVKPSKDSSSAEKRRLDSRGDGKEVHGSGNGDYSDEYASSSKRRKDGGGGERWNGGDDDRGEGSRKSKAVSGDSKSRRRDGSVGAYGEGEEGKRSSGKGEGKHKDSSSGRRESREGWSEKERKSRGEGRSEDSVDEEEQRAPKHGFENNDSMKIDDLQSPELDNQLERRMRKKRDEYGDSDKHQDEIGDGYDRHLSSRDDKDGKKKDDRRKDEKHRDKNRDEMERENKHRHEKQRDERPSKDHNSIRSDEKHGREEKHNLESRQKRTKLPESDRNHYRDRDADRDSESVRERERHSERESDRDRDYDLDRDRDYDRDRDWEWDRERDRDHDRHRDRDGSHVDDRTGRSKEGGTKKRTLDDRDGYTDSKSRVVKSHYSDAEKRSLSSSKADSDVDRGRSQPRQTHPDSIGTSNRHRSPSTHIGKDEHRNASGEDSKYRDLTMEQRTKGSREVYSGMSERGPKYKLMEKPNKMDEGSVGDLPTERSSSAKVSPMGLRERSPSSTSIERRYPNKSNAKRNHETDESGRKNSVDDDRPGRESTVEKSLLDEPSQADSSLYGRTSQSNSSMIPPAPAFRAALERPYMGSLDDDVRDNSNNRYRRSSEPGFGRLHGGNSWRAVPNWNSPVPNGFVPFPPGPAHGGFQAMMPQFTSQPLFGVRPGMEVNHAGIPYHIADADRFPGHLRPLGWQNLMDGAGPAHLHGWDGNNGVFRDDPHMYGGSDWDRNRHSTNNHGWEAGSETWKEQNIDSKKELPSPACKDESGPPLIDNGSTDQTTQMSHDEPNKDEFDEKPPGTKFSSLSSPAKVTVNMAGLENVPDVSTPTPSDNTSLLSRFYLSKLDISVELVQPDLYDQCMSALNVNKNAPVDADASTELSLKNASGARLKYSATISRHFPFPVIDNSIFQKAIDLYKKQRGVKLPNGNAVDIAADSNQMQVDESVPIPSLEDRQVSVSASDGKKDMPIPTEEQERVEILSSPKEHLEEINNTSSQMEQDDDGIHHSLNTGMSGPSAELENQEALAGSCEKEEKITSDNAHSGDANENQNHSIASENEAQPTATLLEDGDDMNSEVKSVDAHCADEKLSFDDTKVNPLNFEDRSPKACDALMPGSNESESLILSRIHHSPESTH